Proteins from one Mycobacterium sp. SMC-2 genomic window:
- a CDS encoding exonuclease SbcCD subunit D, whose protein sequence is MRFLHTADWQLGMTRHFLAGDAQPRYSAARRDAVAGLGALAAEVGAEFVVVSGDVFEHNQLPQQVVGQSLEAMRAIGIPVYLLPGNHDPLDASSVYTSALFTAECPDNVVVLDQAGIHRVTPGLEIVAAPWRSKAPTTDLVAEVLEGLAPGPVTRILVAHGGVDVLDPDRDKPSLIRLAALDAALAAGAVHYVALGDKHSRTHVGDSGRIWYSGAPEVTNFDDVESDPGHVLIVDIDETDPRRAVTVESRHVGRWRFVTMRRQVDTRRDIADLDMNLDLMTEKDRTVVRLALTGSLTVTDRAALDACLDKYARLYAWLGLWERRTDLAVIPADGEFSDLGIGGFAAAAVDELVATAREGDNETAADAQAALALLLRLTDRGAA, encoded by the coding sequence GTGCGATTCCTGCACACCGCCGATTGGCAGCTCGGCATGACCCGGCACTTCCTGGCCGGTGACGCCCAGCCGAGATACTCCGCGGCCCGGCGCGACGCGGTGGCCGGTCTGGGGGCGCTGGCGGCGGAGGTGGGCGCGGAGTTCGTCGTGGTGTCCGGTGATGTCTTCGAGCACAATCAGCTTCCCCAGCAGGTCGTCGGGCAGTCCCTGGAAGCCATGCGCGCCATCGGGATTCCGGTCTACCTGCTGCCGGGCAACCATGATCCGCTCGACGCCTCCTCGGTATACACCAGCGCTCTGTTCACCGCCGAATGTCCCGACAACGTGGTGGTGCTCGATCAGGCCGGCATCCATCGCGTAACGCCCGGGCTGGAGATTGTCGCGGCGCCTTGGCGGTCCAAGGCCCCGACCACCGACCTCGTCGCGGAAGTTCTCGAAGGCCTGGCGCCGGGACCGGTCACGCGGATACTGGTCGCCCACGGCGGGGTCGACGTCCTCGACCCGGACCGCGACAAGCCCTCCCTGATCCGGCTCGCCGCGCTCGACGCCGCGCTGGCGGCCGGCGCGGTGCATTATGTGGCGCTGGGGGATAAGCATTCGCGCACGCACGTCGGTGACAGCGGCCGGATCTGGTATTCCGGTGCGCCGGAAGTCACCAATTTCGACGACGTGGAGTCGGATCCCGGTCATGTCCTGATCGTCGACATCGACGAAACCGACCCGCGCCGCGCCGTCACGGTGGAATCGCGGCATGTCGGCCGGTGGCGTTTCGTCACCATGCGCCGCCAGGTCGATACCCGCCGCGACATCGCCGACCTCGACATGAACCTGGACCTGATGACCGAAAAGGACCGCACCGTGGTGCGGTTGGCGCTCACCGGATCGCTGACGGTGACCGACCGTGCCGCGCTGGACGCCTGTCTGGACAAGTACGCGCGGTTGTATGCCTGGCTCGGCCTGTGGGAACGCCGCACCGACCTGGCGGTCATCCCGGCCGACGGCGAATTCAGCGACCTCGGTATCGGGGGATTCGCCGCCGCCGCGGTCGACGAACTGGTGGCGACCGCACGCGAGGGCGACAACGAGACGGCAGCCGACGCTCAGGCGGCGCTTGCGCTGTTGCTGCGCCTCACCGACCGGGGCGCCGCATGA
- a CDS encoding HNH endonuclease signature motif containing protein, which yields MSVDPEALSAAFDVIDAAIADLVNYDCDALAAREQLAMLGRCEKVRRSLPAVEHPLINNLARQATPEELGGTLPHAIAEATLISRAEASRRVKEAADLGPRHGLTGEPLAPILPATATAQRDGKLGAGQVAVIRRFFHRLPGWVDADTRDAVEADLATHGTQYRPEQLAALADHLADCLNPDGTYRDEDRARRRGLILGKQGPDGMSELRGVLTPEARASVEAVLAKLAAPGMCNPLDDTPCVDGAPTQEAIDRDTRSAAQRNHDGLLAASRALLASGNLGQHNGLPAAIIITTTLQELQTAAGTGLTGGGSVLPMSEVIRLARHAHHYLAVFDNAKPLALYHTKRLASPGQRIMLYAKDRGCTAPGCTVPGYLSEVHHVTDWVKCRRTGIDNLTFACGPHHRMLKPGGWTTRKNAKHETQWIPPPHLDRGQPRTNTFHHPEKLLRGDDDDDDDDAA from the coding sequence GTGAGTGTTGATCCGGAGGCGTTGTCGGCGGCGTTTGATGTCATCGACGCTGCGATCGCCGATCTGGTCAACTACGACTGCGACGCATTGGCCGCCCGCGAGCAGCTGGCGATGTTGGGGCGCTGTGAGAAGGTCCGCCGGAGCCTCCCGGCGGTGGAGCATCCGTTGATCAACAACCTTGCCCGCCAGGCCACGCCCGAGGAGTTGGGCGGCACGCTGCCGCACGCGATCGCCGAGGCGACACTGATCAGCCGCGCCGAGGCATCCAGGCGCGTCAAAGAGGCCGCCGACCTGGGCCCGCGACACGGACTCACCGGTGAGCCCCTGGCGCCGATCCTGCCGGCCACCGCCACCGCCCAACGCGACGGGAAGCTTGGCGCCGGGCAGGTGGCGGTGATCCGCCGCTTCTTCCACCGCCTACCCGGTTGGGTCGATGCCGACACCCGAGACGCCGTCGAGGCCGACCTGGCCACCCACGGCACGCAATACCGCCCCGAACAGCTGGCCGCACTGGCCGATCACCTCGCCGACTGCCTCAACCCTGACGGCACCTACCGCGACGAGGACCGCGCCCGCCGCCGCGGCCTCATCCTTGGCAAGCAGGGCCCCGACGGCATGTCGGAACTGCGCGGCGTTCTGACCCCCGAGGCCCGCGCCAGCGTGGAGGCCGTACTGGCCAAGCTGGCCGCGCCGGGCATGTGCAACCCGCTCGACGACACGCCCTGCGTGGACGGCGCACCTACACAAGAGGCGATCGACCGCGATACCCGCTCGGCGGCCCAACGCAACCACGACGGCCTACTGGCGGCGTCGCGCGCGCTGCTGGCGTCGGGAAATCTAGGCCAGCACAACGGGTTACCCGCCGCCATCATCATCACCACCACCCTGCAGGAACTGCAAACCGCCGCCGGCACGGGGCTGACCGGTGGCGGCAGCGTGCTGCCGATGAGCGAGGTCATCCGCCTGGCCCGCCACGCCCATCACTATTTGGCCGTCTTCGACAACGCCAAACCCCTGGCGCTGTACCACACCAAACGCCTGGCCTCCCCCGGTCAGCGAATCATGCTCTACGCCAAGGACCGCGGCTGCACCGCACCCGGCTGCACCGTGCCCGGCTACCTCTCCGAAGTCCACCACGTCACCGACTGGGTGAAATGCCGGCGCACCGGCATCGACAACCTCACCTTCGCCTGCGGACCCCATCACCGCATGCTCAAACCCGGCGGCTGGACCACCCGTAAGAACGCCAAACATGAAACCCAGTGGATCCCACCGCCCCACCTCGACCGCGGCCAACCCCGCACCAACACATTTCATCATCCCGAAAAGCTGCTACGCGGCGACGATGACGATGACGATGACGACGCGGCATAG
- a CDS encoding histidine phosphatase family protein → MEDQRTLLLMRHAKSGYPPGVADHDRPLAPRGVREAGLAGDWLRANVPAIDAVLCSTATRTRQTFVNTRIDAPARYSERLYGATPGTLIEEISTVGEGVETLLVIGHEPTMSAVALGLGGSGTDVAVAERVSAKFPTSAIAVLTVPSGWKCLELGRAALIGFEVPR, encoded by the coding sequence GTGGAAGACCAGCGCACGTTGCTCTTGATGCGACACGCGAAATCCGGCTACCCGCCCGGCGTTGCCGACCACGACCGGCCGCTGGCGCCCCGCGGGGTTCGTGAAGCCGGCCTTGCCGGTGACTGGCTGCGCGCCAACGTCCCGGCCATCGATGCCGTGCTGTGCTCCACCGCCACGCGTACCCGACAGACGTTCGTCAACACGCGTATCGACGCGCCGGCGCGGTACAGCGAGCGGCTCTATGGCGCCACGCCCGGCACCCTGATCGAGGAGATCAGCACGGTCGGCGAGGGAGTCGAGACGCTGCTCGTCATCGGACACGAGCCGACGATGTCGGCCGTGGCGCTCGGCCTTGGCGGCAGTGGCACCGATGTCGCTGTGGCCGAACGAGTTTCGGCTAAGTTCCCGACGTCGGCGATCGCCGTCCTGACCGTGCCGTCCGGATGGAAGTGCCTCGAACTCGGCCGCGCGGCGCTGATCGGCTTCGAGGTGCCGCGCTGA
- a CDS encoding DUF3558 domain-containing protein: MSRRSVRALVAVLIAALLVLTGCSRSIGGTAVKAGGPTRNNNSQQQYPNLLKECEVLTSDILAKTVGADPLDIQSTFVGAICRWQAANPAGLIDITRFWFEQGSLSNERKVAEFLKYKVETRNIAGIDSIVMRPDDPNGACGVASDAAGVVGWWVNPQAPGIDACGQALKLMELTLATNS, from the coding sequence ATGAGCAGACGAAGCGTCCGTGCCCTCGTAGCCGTCCTGATCGCCGCGCTGCTGGTGTTGACGGGATGTTCGAGATCCATCGGCGGTACCGCCGTCAAGGCGGGCGGTCCGACGCGCAACAACAACTCGCAGCAGCAGTATCCGAACCTGCTCAAAGAGTGCGAGGTGCTCACCAGCGACATCCTCGCCAAGACGGTGGGCGCCGACCCGCTCGACATTCAGAGCACGTTCGTCGGCGCCATCTGCCGGTGGCAGGCGGCCAACCCGGCCGGGCTGATCGACATCACCCGGTTCTGGTTCGAGCAGGGCAGCCTGAGCAACGAACGCAAGGTCGCCGAATTCCTGAAGTACAAGGTCGAGACCCGCAACATCGCCGGGATCGATTCGATCGTGATGCGCCCGGATGACCCGAACGGCGCGTGCGGAGTGGCCAGTGACGCCGCGGGGGTGGTCGGCTGGTGGGTCAACCCCCAGGCGCCCGGCATCGACGCGTGCGGTCAGGCTCTCAAGCTGATGGAGTTGACGCTGGCCACGAACTCCTAG
- a CDS encoding DUF3558 domain-containing protein produces MRRNSRALAVAASALAILVPGVAACSDSGSNKPGATSSSAPGNSEGHHGPMFPQCGGVSDQTVAELTRVTGLINTARNSVGCQWLAGGGILGPHFSFSWYRGSPIGRERKTEELSRASVDDININGHSGFIAIGNEPNLGDSLCEVGIQFQDDFFEWSISFSQKPFPPPCDIAKELARQSIANSK; encoded by the coding sequence GTGCGGCGTAACTCGAGGGCGCTGGCCGTTGCGGCGTCAGCCCTGGCGATCCTGGTTCCCGGGGTTGCGGCGTGCTCGGATTCCGGGAGCAACAAACCGGGGGCGACGTCCTCGTCGGCGCCGGGGAACTCCGAGGGCCACCACGGGCCGATGTTCCCCCAATGCGGCGGCGTCAGCGATCAGACCGTGGCGGAGTTGACCAGGGTGACGGGCCTGATCAATACCGCCCGTAACTCCGTCGGCTGCCAATGGCTGGCGGGCGGCGGCATCCTCGGTCCGCATTTTTCCTTCTCCTGGTATCGCGGCAGCCCGATCGGCCGTGAACGCAAGACCGAGGAGCTGTCGCGGGCCAGCGTCGATGACATCAACATCAACGGCCATAGCGGGTTCATCGCCATCGGAAACGAGCCCAACCTGGGTGACTCACTATGCGAGGTGGGCATCCAATTCCAGGACGACTTCTTCGAATGGTCGATCAGCTTCAGTCAAAAGCCGTTCCCGCCGCCCTGCGACATCGCCAAGGAGCTGGCACGTCAGTCGATTGCGAACTCCAAATGA
- a CDS encoding ABC transporter ATP-binding protein — protein sequence MLLALLRQYIQPYRRLVAVLMLLQLVSTLASLYLPTVNAAIIDEGVAKGDTATIVSLGMVMLSVTGLQVLCAVAAVYFGSKTGMGFGRDLRAAMFEHVTTFSEHETARFGAPTLLTRSTNDVRQIQYLVQISSTVLITAPIMCIGGIIMAIHQEAALTWLLLVSVPIMAVANYWVMSHMLPLFRRMQGLIDGINRVMRDQLSGVRVVRAFAREGYERDRFARANAALSNTALTAGNWQAVMLPVTTLTVNVSSVALIWFGGLRIDRGQMQVGSLTAFLAYFTQILMAVLMATMTLVVLPRASVCAERITEVLSTQAAVDNPQSPVFPRGGITGVVRLEHATFSYPGADRAVLQDISLTARPGATTAIVGSTGSGKSTLVSLICRLYDVTGGAVLIDDVDVRDYHTERLWSAIGLVPQRGYLFSGTVADNLRYGKADATEDEMWEALRVADADGFVRAQDDGLRMRVAQGGINFSGGQRQRLAIARAVIRRPAIYLFDDSFGALDVHTDARVRASLQEVSREATVIVVTQRVSTAAQADQVIVVDDGKLVGTGTHESLLTDCATYAEFADSQSVSALPSGRVGGAP from the coding sequence ATGCTCCTGGCACTGCTGCGCCAGTACATCCAGCCGTACCGGCGGCTGGTCGCGGTGCTGATGCTGCTGCAGCTGGTCAGCACGTTGGCGTCGCTGTACCTGCCGACGGTCAACGCCGCAATCATCGACGAGGGCGTCGCCAAGGGTGACACGGCGACCATCGTCAGTCTCGGCATGGTGATGCTCTCGGTCACCGGGTTGCAGGTGCTGTGCGCGGTCGCGGCGGTGTACTTCGGCTCGAAGACCGGAATGGGTTTCGGTCGCGACCTGCGCGCGGCGATGTTCGAACACGTCACGACCTTTTCCGAGCATGAGACCGCCCGCTTCGGCGCGCCGACGCTGTTGACGCGCAGCACCAACGACGTCCGCCAGATCCAGTACCTGGTCCAGATATCGAGCACCGTGCTAATCACCGCGCCGATCATGTGCATCGGCGGAATCATCATGGCCATCCACCAGGAGGCGGCGCTGACCTGGCTGCTGCTGGTCAGCGTTCCCATCATGGCCGTGGCCAATTACTGGGTGATGTCGCACATGCTGCCCCTGTTCCGCAGGATGCAGGGCCTCATCGACGGCATCAATCGGGTGATGCGCGACCAGTTGTCCGGCGTCCGGGTCGTCCGGGCGTTCGCCCGCGAAGGCTACGAGCGCGATCGATTCGCCCGCGCCAACGCCGCGCTCTCGAACACCGCGCTGACCGCCGGCAACTGGCAAGCGGTCATGCTGCCGGTGACCACGCTGACCGTCAACGTGTCCAGTGTCGCGCTGATCTGGTTCGGCGGGCTGCGCATCGATCGCGGCCAAATGCAGGTCGGCTCGCTGACCGCGTTCTTGGCCTACTTCACCCAGATCCTCATGGCGGTCTTGATGGCGACCATGACGCTGGTGGTGCTGCCGCGAGCCTCCGTCTGCGCCGAACGGATCACCGAGGTGCTCTCGACCCAGGCCGCCGTCGACAACCCGCAAAGTCCGGTGTTCCCGCGCGGCGGCATCACCGGGGTGGTGCGCCTGGAACACGCGACATTCAGCTACCCGGGCGCTGATCGCGCTGTGTTGCAGGACATTTCGCTGACCGCGCGGCCCGGCGCCACCACGGCCATCGTCGGCAGCACCGGTTCGGGCAAGTCGACGCTGGTGTCGCTGATCTGCCGGCTCTACGACGTGACGGGTGGCGCCGTCCTGATCGACGACGTCGACGTCCGCGACTACCACACCGAACGGCTCTGGTCCGCGATCGGGCTGGTTCCCCAGCGCGGCTACCTGTTCTCCGGGACCGTGGCCGACAACCTGCGCTACGGCAAGGCGGACGCGACCGAGGACGAGATGTGGGAGGCGTTGCGAGTGGCCGACGCCGACGGGTTCGTGCGCGCGCAAGACGACGGGCTGCGCATGCGGGTGGCCCAGGGCGGAATCAACTTCTCCGGCGGTCAGCGGCAGCGACTGGCGATCGCACGGGCGGTCATCCGCCGCCCGGCCATCTATCTCTTCGACGACTCGTTCGGCGCCCTCGACGTGCACACCGACGCACGGGTGCGCGCGTCGCTGCAGGAGGTTTCGCGCGAGGCCACCGTCATCGTTGTCACGCAACGGGTTTCCACCGCCGCCCAGGCCGACCAGGTGATCGTCGTCGACGACGGGAAATTGGTGGGCACCGGCACGCACGAATCGCTACTCACAGACTGCGCCACCTACGCGGAGTTCGCCGACTCGCAGTCGGTGAGCGCCTTGCCATCGGGTCGAGTCGGGGGCGCGCCATGA
- a CDS encoding ABC transporter ATP-binding protein → MTVAATRGLTPAPAGRSRDFWGSAGRLVRRLAPQRRLSIAVISLGITGTVIGVIVPRILGHATDLLFNGVIGRQLPAGITKAQAVAAARARGDGTFADLLSGMNVVPGKGVDFGAVARTLTLALGLYLVSALLIWAQARLLNVTVQRTMVALRSDVEDKIHRLPLSYFDGRQRGELLSRVTNDIDNVQSSLSMTISALVTSILTVVAVLAMMVSISPLLALIAVATVPLSLVATRAIARRAQRLFVAQWTSIGRLNAHIEETYSGFTVVKTFGHQAAAREQFREFNDDVYHASFGAQFFSGLVGPATSFIGNLGYVAVAVVGGLQVATGHITLGNIQAFIQYVRQFNAPLSQVAGMYNTLQSGVASAERVFDLLDEPEESPDSVGVSGGAGRVEFQHVSFGYRPNSRVIHDLSMVAEPGSTVAIVGPTGAGKTTLVNLLMRFYDVDSGRILVDGVDITRVSRQSLRSRIGMVLQDTWLFDGTITENIAYGRPGASADEVVEAAKAAYVDRFVHTLPAGYETRVSGGGGNISAGEKQLITIARAFLARPQLLILDEATSSVDTRTEAFIARAMSELRRDRTSFIIAHRLSTIRDADRIVVIEAGRIVEQGSHPELVARRGAYYAMTKA, encoded by the coding sequence ATGACCGTGGCGGCCACCCGCGGCCTGACCCCGGCACCGGCCGGGCGCTCCCGCGACTTCTGGGGTTCAGCCGGCCGGCTGGTGAGACGGCTTGCGCCACAACGCCGGCTGAGCATCGCGGTGATCAGCCTCGGCATCACCGGAACGGTGATCGGAGTCATCGTCCCGCGAATCCTCGGTCACGCCACCGATTTACTGTTCAACGGCGTCATCGGGCGACAGCTGCCCGCGGGAATCACCAAGGCGCAGGCCGTCGCCGCGGCCCGGGCCCGAGGCGACGGCACCTTCGCCGACCTGCTGTCGGGGATGAACGTGGTGCCGGGCAAAGGCGTGGATTTCGGCGCGGTGGCACGAACCCTCACGCTGGCGTTGGGCCTGTATCTGGTTTCGGCGCTGCTGATTTGGGCGCAGGCGCGGCTGCTCAACGTCACCGTGCAGCGCACCATGGTCGCGCTGCGTTCCGACGTGGAGGACAAGATCCACCGGCTGCCGCTGTCTTACTTCGACGGGCGCCAACGCGGTGAGCTGCTGAGCCGCGTGACCAACGACATCGACAACGTGCAGTCGTCGCTGTCGATGACCATCAGCGCGCTGGTGACGTCGATCCTGACCGTCGTCGCGGTGCTGGCGATGATGGTGTCCATCTCGCCGCTGCTGGCCCTGATCGCCGTGGCGACGGTGCCGCTGTCGCTGGTGGCGACGCGTGCGATCGCGCGGCGCGCACAGCGCCTGTTCGTGGCGCAGTGGACAAGCATCGGGCGCCTCAACGCCCATATCGAGGAGACCTACAGCGGCTTCACGGTGGTCAAGACGTTCGGCCACCAGGCTGCGGCGCGCGAGCAGTTCCGCGAATTCAACGACGACGTCTACCACGCCAGTTTCGGCGCCCAGTTCTTCTCCGGCCTGGTGGGGCCGGCGACGTCGTTCATCGGCAATCTCGGTTACGTGGCCGTCGCCGTCGTGGGCGGCCTGCAGGTGGCCACCGGCCACATCACCCTGGGTAACATCCAGGCCTTCATCCAATACGTCCGGCAGTTCAACGCCCCGCTGAGCCAGGTGGCCGGGATGTACAACACCCTGCAGTCCGGGGTCGCCAGCGCGGAGCGAGTGTTCGATCTGCTCGACGAGCCGGAGGAATCGCCGGACTCCGTGGGGGTCAGCGGCGGTGCCGGACGAGTCGAGTTCCAGCACGTGAGCTTCGGTTACCGCCCGAATTCGCGGGTGATCCATGACCTGTCGATGGTGGCCGAGCCGGGCAGCACGGTGGCGATCGTCGGGCCGACGGGCGCCGGCAAGACCACGTTGGTGAACCTGCTCATGCGGTTCTATGACGTTGACTCCGGCCGGATCCTGGTCGACGGGGTCGACATCACCAGGGTGAGCAGGCAGTCGTTGCGGTCGCGGATCGGCATGGTGCTGCAAGACACCTGGCTTTTCGACGGGACGATCACGGAGAACATCGCCTACGGGCGGCCCGGGGCCAGCGCGGACGAGGTGGTGGAGGCCGCGAAGGCGGCTTACGTCGACCGGTTCGTGCACACGCTGCCGGCAGGCTACGAGACCCGGGTCAGCGGCGGCGGCGGCAACATCAGCGCCGGCGAGAAGCAACTCATCACCATCGCCCGCGCATTCCTTGCCCGGCCGCAACTGTTGATCCTGGACGAGGCGACCAGCTCGGTCGACACCCGCACCGAGGCCTTTATTGCCCGCGCCATGTCCGAGCTTCGCCGCGATCGCACGAGTTTTATTATCGCGCATCGGCTTTCGACGATCCGCGATGCGGATCGCATCGTCGTTATCGAGGCGGGCCGGATCGTCGAGCAAGGCAGCCACCCCGAACTGGTGGCCCGGCGAGGTGCCTACTACGCCATGACGAAGGCGTAA